The Oncorhynchus nerka isolate Pitt River linkage group LG24, Oner_Uvic_2.0, whole genome shotgun sequence genome has a window encoding:
- the LOC115108618 gene encoding alanine aminotransferase 2-like isoform X1, which translates to MYSLREDNPMLRGIRVSPQWGLQRRSEQITALLQQGEQKPFKEVIDISSGDSHRTGIKPISFVRQVLSVCLFPELLHNDTLPVDVRQRAQRLLGECDGGSVGSYTDSCGLPHVQRSVAEFITGRDGGVPSYPHNIFISAGSQIALKVMLKLLVRGKGVSQTGVLTPQPCPHTLPMLLEEVGAVLVPYQLSEEQGWALEPGELHRALTASRGHCRPRALYISNPGIPTGHVQSRKSIEWVIQFAAEERLFLLVNEVYQDCVYGEGMEFMSYKRVLFEMGQQYSEMVELASFHSISNGIIGECGLRTGYMELVNVDPAVMVFAKTLLCTDISAPVTGQIALEIMVNPPRPGDPSHSKYTQEILTNRITLAQNAQRAWEFLIGLPGVSCQPVTGGIFIYPRLSLPPEAVEQARSDGLEAGVLYSQSLLDEEGVCVGAGCEHGQREDKYHIRLCVLTPSATLEKVLACLGSFHLHFLDQFSQHA; encoded by the exons GGAGAGCAGAAACCATTCAAGGAAGTTATTGACATTAGCTCAGGTGATTCACACAGGACCGGGATAAAACCAATCTCCTTTGTGCGACAG gtcctgtcggtctgtctgttcCCTGAGCTCCTGCATAATGACACACTTCCTGTGGACGTCAGGCAGAGAGCCCAGAGGCTGCTGGGAGAGTGTGATGGGGGCAGTGTGG GTTCATACACAGACTCCTGTGGGCTGCCTCATGTTCAGCGCAGCGTTGCAGAGTTCATCACTGGTCGAGATGGAGGAGTGCCTTCCTATCCCCACAACATCTTCATCTCTGCTGGCTCACAGATAGCTCTGAAA GTGATGCTAAAGCTGTTGGTGAGAGGGAAGGGTGTGTCCCAAACGGGTGTGTTGACCCCCCAGCCCTGCCCCCACACCCTGCCCATGCTGCTGGAGGAGGTAGGGGCTGTCCTGGTGCCTTACCAGCTGAGTGAAGAGCAGGGCTGGGCTCTGGAGCCAGGGGAGCTGCACCGAGCCCTCACCGCCTCTAGAGGGCACTGCAGGCCCAGAGCGCTCTACATCAGCAACCCTGGTATCCCCACTG GTCATGTACAGAGCAGGAAATCTATAGAATGGGTGATTCAGTTTGCTGCAGAAGAGAGGCTCTTCCTATTGGTCAATGAG gtGTATCAGGACTGTGTGTATGGGGAGGGCATGGAGTTTATGTCCTATAAGAGGGTCCTGTTTGAAATGGGTCAGCAGTACTCTGAGATGGTAGAACTGGCCTCCTTTCACTCCATATCCAATGGCATCATAGGAGA GTGTGGGCTGCGTACGGGGTACATGGAGCTGGTGAATGTGGACCCAGCAGTGATGGTGTTTGCTAAGACCCTcctgtgtactgacatcagtgCCCCCGTCACAGGACAGATCGCCCTAGAAATAATGGTTAACCCTCCAAGACCTGGAGACCCCTCCCATAGCAAGTATACACAG GAGATTCTGACCAATCGGATCACCCTGGCCCAGAATGCTCAGCGGGCTTGGGAGTTTCTGATTGGTCTTCCGGGGGTGAGCTGTCAGCCAGTGACGGGAGGTATTTTTATCTACCCCCGTCTGAGCCTTCCCCCTGAGGCAGTGGAACAGGCCAGG tctgaCGGACTGGAGGCAGGCGTGCTATACAGTCAGAGCCTACTCGatgaggagggtgtgtgtgtgggagcagGGTGTGAGCATGGGCAGAGAGAGGACAAATACCACATCAG ACTGTGCGTGCTGACCCCCTCTGCCACTCTAGAGAAGGTCCTGGCATGCCTCGGCTCGTTCCACCTGCACTTCCTGGACCAGTTCTCCCAGCATGCTTAG
- the LOC115108618 gene encoding alanine aminotransferase 2-like isoform X2 → MYSLREDNPMLRGIRVSPQWGLQRRSEQITALLQQVLSVCLFPELLHNDTLPVDVRQRAQRLLGECDGGSVGSYTDSCGLPHVQRSVAEFITGRDGGVPSYPHNIFISAGSQIALKVMLKLLVRGKGVSQTGVLTPQPCPHTLPMLLEEVGAVLVPYQLSEEQGWALEPGELHRALTASRGHCRPRALYISNPGIPTGHVQSRKSIEWVIQFAAEERLFLLVNEVYQDCVYGEGMEFMSYKRVLFEMGQQYSEMVELASFHSISNGIIGECGLRTGYMELVNVDPAVMVFAKTLLCTDISAPVTGQIALEIMVNPPRPGDPSHSKYTQEILTNRITLAQNAQRAWEFLIGLPGVSCQPVTGGIFIYPRLSLPPEAVEQARSDGLEAGVLYSQSLLDEEGVCVGAGCEHGQREDKYHIRLCVLTPSATLEKVLACLGSFHLHFLDQFSQHA, encoded by the exons gtcctgtcggtctgtctgttcCCTGAGCTCCTGCATAATGACACACTTCCTGTGGACGTCAGGCAGAGAGCCCAGAGGCTGCTGGGAGAGTGTGATGGGGGCAGTGTGG GTTCATACACAGACTCCTGTGGGCTGCCTCATGTTCAGCGCAGCGTTGCAGAGTTCATCACTGGTCGAGATGGAGGAGTGCCTTCCTATCCCCACAACATCTTCATCTCTGCTGGCTCACAGATAGCTCTGAAA GTGATGCTAAAGCTGTTGGTGAGAGGGAAGGGTGTGTCCCAAACGGGTGTGTTGACCCCCCAGCCCTGCCCCCACACCCTGCCCATGCTGCTGGAGGAGGTAGGGGCTGTCCTGGTGCCTTACCAGCTGAGTGAAGAGCAGGGCTGGGCTCTGGAGCCAGGGGAGCTGCACCGAGCCCTCACCGCCTCTAGAGGGCACTGCAGGCCCAGAGCGCTCTACATCAGCAACCCTGGTATCCCCACTG GTCATGTACAGAGCAGGAAATCTATAGAATGGGTGATTCAGTTTGCTGCAGAAGAGAGGCTCTTCCTATTGGTCAATGAG gtGTATCAGGACTGTGTGTATGGGGAGGGCATGGAGTTTATGTCCTATAAGAGGGTCCTGTTTGAAATGGGTCAGCAGTACTCTGAGATGGTAGAACTGGCCTCCTTTCACTCCATATCCAATGGCATCATAGGAGA GTGTGGGCTGCGTACGGGGTACATGGAGCTGGTGAATGTGGACCCAGCAGTGATGGTGTTTGCTAAGACCCTcctgtgtactgacatcagtgCCCCCGTCACAGGACAGATCGCCCTAGAAATAATGGTTAACCCTCCAAGACCTGGAGACCCCTCCCATAGCAAGTATACACAG GAGATTCTGACCAATCGGATCACCCTGGCCCAGAATGCTCAGCGGGCTTGGGAGTTTCTGATTGGTCTTCCGGGGGTGAGCTGTCAGCCAGTGACGGGAGGTATTTTTATCTACCCCCGTCTGAGCCTTCCCCCTGAGGCAGTGGAACAGGCCAGG tctgaCGGACTGGAGGCAGGCGTGCTATACAGTCAGAGCCTACTCGatgaggagggtgtgtgtgtgggagcagGGTGTGAGCATGGGCAGAGAGAGGACAAATACCACATCAG ACTGTGCGTGCTGACCCCCTCTGCCACTCTAGAGAAGGTCCTGGCATGCCTCGGCTCGTTCCACCTGCACTTCCTGGACCAGTTCTCCCAGCATGCTTAG